Proteins encoded within one genomic window of Candidatus Hydrogenedentota bacterium:
- a CDS encoding TIGR03663 family protein, whose translation METKESRRIPNWIVRILILLAVVGALALRLPRLDLRPLHGDEANQGIKTSILLEEGKYTYDPIDHHGPTLYYLALPLAWARGQFDRQSLTETTLRLEPVLAGTCLVALVFLLRGALGTWATLWAALFTAVSPALVFYSRFYIQETLLVLFTFTTLAAVWRYTRSHAARWLIVAGASAGLMHATKETCVLAFASMAGAAVLTFTWVRLRDGRFLSLRPHLRPLPIAAAVAAAIVLSVVFYSSFFTNGRGVLDSILTYANYAHKADGSHIHDKPWYYYLRLLILTHNGAGPWWSEALIVGLAGCGAVFGLCQKNGNRLIQFLAFYTLLLTAAYSIIAYKTPWCAINFLQPMALLAGFGAVNLIVAVRPLIPTGVTIALLLAGVCHLGLQTYRANFEYFADPRNPYVYAHTSTALVKMTDRVEDIAKISPEGRGLFIRVIAPDGDYWPLPWYLRRFSKVGYWPNIPEDCDAALIIAPSTLYPQIAPHLRDEYQTQTYTLRPGVFRLLFVRKDLWDEFMKTRV comes from the coding sequence ATGGAAACAAAGGAATCGCGGCGAATCCCAAACTGGATAGTCCGAATCCTTATCCTACTCGCGGTAGTCGGGGCCTTGGCGCTCCGGCTACCGCGTCTTGATTTACGGCCGCTTCACGGCGATGAAGCCAACCAGGGCATCAAGACCAGCATTTTGCTCGAAGAGGGCAAATATACCTACGACCCCATCGACCACCACGGCCCCACGCTCTACTATCTGGCGTTACCGCTGGCCTGGGCGAGGGGCCAATTCGACCGCCAAAGCCTGACCGAGACCACACTGCGCCTCGAACCTGTGCTGGCAGGCACATGCCTTGTCGCCCTGGTATTTCTTCTGCGCGGCGCCCTTGGAACATGGGCGACTCTCTGGGCCGCTCTGTTCACGGCCGTATCACCGGCACTCGTCTTCTACAGCCGTTTCTATATCCAGGAAACACTGCTCGTCCTGTTCACGTTCACGACACTTGCGGCCGTGTGGCGCTACACGCGAAGCCACGCCGCTCGATGGCTTATCGTGGCGGGCGCGAGCGCGGGACTCATGCATGCCACGAAAGAAACGTGTGTACTTGCTTTCGCGTCGATGGCCGGAGCAGCGGTCCTAACGTTCACGTGGGTCCGCCTGCGCGACGGGCGATTCCTCTCCCTTCGGCCACATCTTCGCCCCCTGCCCATCGCAGCCGCGGTTGCCGCTGCAATTGTTCTGTCAGTCGTCTTCTATTCCTCTTTCTTCACGAATGGACGCGGGGTGCTCGACAGTATTCTCACCTACGCCAATTACGCGCATAAAGCTGACGGCAGCCATATCCACGACAAGCCGTGGTATTACTACCTAAGGTTGCTCATTCTCACTCATAACGGAGCCGGACCTTGGTGGAGCGAGGCTCTAATCGTAGGTTTAGCCGGGTGCGGGGCTGTCTTTGGACTGTGCCAGAAGAACGGCAATCGCCTGATTCAGTTTCTCGCGTTCTACACCCTGCTACTAACCGCGGCCTATTCAATCATCGCCTATAAGACACCCTGGTGTGCCATCAATTTCCTGCAACCCATGGCACTTCTGGCGGGCTTTGGCGCAGTCAACCTCATCGTCGCCGTACGCCCTCTCATACCCACAGGGGTGACCATCGCGCTGCTTCTGGCAGGCGTGTGTCACCTCGGCCTTCAAACCTATCGCGCCAACTTCGAGTACTTCGCCGACCCGCGCAACCCCTACGTGTACGCGCATACCTCGACCGCGCTCGTAAAGATGACGGATCGCGTGGAAGATATCGCCAAGATCAGCCCCGAGGGCCGCGGACTATTCATCCGCGTAATCGCGCCCGATGGCGACTATTGGCCCTTGCCGTGGTATCTGCGCCGATTCTCGAAAGTGGGCTATTGGCCGAACATACCTGAGGACTGCGACGCCGCGCTCATCATCGCGCCCTCGACGCTCTACCCCCAAATCGCGCCGCATTTGCGCGATGAATACCAAACTCAAACCTACACCCTTCGCCCGGGAGTGTTCCGCTTGCTCTTCGTACGGAAAGACCTCTGGGATGAGTTCATGAAGACGCGCGTCTGA
- a CDS encoding glycosyltransferase family 2 protein, with translation MYFSLVIPAYNEEQRIGETLAHIHEYVTAQAYDWEVIVVDDGSTDRTSDIVREDFPWVKLETYSPNRGKGHAVRAGMRLARGAYRVFYDADASTPIEEVEKLWPQFKSGADIVIGSRAMPGSEVQSHQAWYRENMGRIFNVILRALGLTHFRDTQCGFKGFSAAACEIVFTRQTIEGFGFDVELLYIAAKHGMRVVQVPVRWRNSKKTTVNPITDSARMVAEAVSIRLKDVRGLYR, from the coding sequence TTGTATTTTTCGTTGGTTATTCCTGCTTATAACGAGGAACAGCGTATAGGGGAGACGCTGGCACACATCCATGAATACGTGACTGCGCAGGCGTACGACTGGGAAGTGATTGTGGTTGATGACGGAAGCACCGACCGGACGTCCGATATTGTTCGAGAGGACTTTCCGTGGGTGAAGCTTGAGACCTATTCGCCCAATCGAGGCAAGGGGCATGCGGTACGTGCCGGAATGCGTTTAGCCCGGGGAGCGTATCGCGTATTCTACGATGCGGACGCATCCACGCCCATAGAGGAAGTTGAGAAGTTATGGCCTCAGTTTAAGTCAGGAGCGGACATTGTCATCGGGTCGCGCGCGATGCCCGGATCCGAAGTGCAGTCGCATCAAGCGTGGTATCGCGAGAACATGGGCCGCATATTCAACGTTATTCTGCGGGCACTGGGACTTACTCATTTCCGCGACACGCAGTGTGGATTCAAGGGTTTCAGCGCCGCGGCCTGCGAGATCGTGTTTACTCGTCAGACCATTGAGGGGTTTGGTTTTGACGTGGAGTTGTTGTACATCGCGGCCAAACATGGTATGCGTGTGGTCCAGGTTCCCGTCCGCTGGCGCAACAGCAAGAAGACCACGGTGAATCCGATAACGGATTCGGCGCGAATGGTTGCGGAAGCCGTGAGCATACGTCTGAAGGATGTCAGGGGACTGTACCGGTAA